The following proteins are encoded in a genomic region of Pseudoxanthomonas suwonensis 11-1:
- a CDS encoding Rne/Rng family ribonuclease — translation MLINATQAEELRVAIVDGQTLYDIDIEQPSKEQKKSNIYKGRITRLEPSLEAAFVEYGAERHGFLPLKEISRDYFQAGVDPNKAGIRELLREGQEVVVQVDKDERGNKGAALTTFISLAGRYMVLMPNSPTPGGVSRRIEGEDRAELKRAMDALNIPDDMGVIIRTAGVGRDAEELQWDLDYLLAAWRAVAEAALSKPAPFLIYQESRLIIRALRDYLRADIGEILVDTEEMYNDARQFMEQVMPQSLRKLKHYTDDIPLFNRFQIESQIENAYERTVRLPSGGALVIDQTEALTAIDVNSARATKGGDIEETAFQTNLEAAEEVARQLRLRDLGGLVVIDFIDMSSSKHQRAVEDRLQNALKYDRARVQIGRISRFGLLEMSRQRLRASLGESSQIVCPRCEGHGRMRSIESLSLSIIRVAEEHAMKENTGQVLVQAPVEIANFLLNEKRGALREIEQRHDAPIIIVADEQLQTPHYEVTRLRENELGEESNRPSYQRGTPRKLPVHALTKAQLNIPPPPAVTRVAPPRPAPVREEREETPVQPAPAPVAAPAPSTGGGVVGFLKRLFGAADPAPAPARPERTQAAPQGEGRGNRGERPRRERGEQGGNGQQGQGRGKQRGQQARGGNAQGGQQQPQGPKQERQEKQDKQGRNPQQQPAGNKQQSQKQDKAPRPPKQQPAEGSTEASARPAQQPQRQRSEEQPAQPVARPAAPADTEATLTTAAAVAVPTAVAALDSPAMQPQAEAGDASEATAVADAAAGTEEAANAESGSRRRRGRRGGRRRRRGASAEGSNAEGAQDPGEDAESDDDNEAGNEASAEATSPAPRADQPEFDFDDLPAPVTPAPVAETPAAAEPATPVEANVVENSHADAKPVETAAPVEAATAAEAAVVEAAEPAPAQAEPPAASVETAAVAATPGPTPAAAPVATVEAVVEEVASAPAAPAEAAAQAAAPEAEAAPVETTPADAAAVASATAGEPVVETQAADVGAPAAAASEPAADAEAPSADEPAQTAAPANPGPFTTAGLFDQLPEAGAQPAAPEAAEAVEEPKAEPAEAADAGEASEPTPTGQPAEEDQADVPRRQD, via the coding sequence ATGCTGATCAACGCCACGCAGGCAGAGGAACTGCGCGTGGCCATCGTCGACGGCCAGACCCTGTACGACATCGACATCGAACAGCCGTCGAAGGAACAGAAGAAGTCCAACATCTACAAGGGCCGCATCACCCGCCTCGAGCCCTCGCTCGAGGCCGCCTTCGTGGAGTACGGTGCCGAGCGCCACGGCTTCCTGCCGCTGAAGGAAATCTCCCGCGACTACTTCCAGGCCGGCGTCGACCCGAACAAGGCCGGCATCCGCGAGCTGCTGCGCGAGGGCCAGGAGGTCGTCGTCCAGGTCGACAAGGACGAGCGTGGCAACAAGGGCGCCGCCCTGACCACCTTCATCTCCCTGGCCGGCCGCTACATGGTGCTGATGCCCAACTCCCCGACCCCCGGCGGCGTCTCGCGCCGGATCGAGGGCGAGGACCGGGCCGAGCTCAAGCGCGCCATGGACGCCCTGAACATCCCGGACGACATGGGCGTGATCATCCGCACCGCCGGCGTGGGCCGCGACGCGGAGGAGCTGCAGTGGGACCTGGACTACCTGCTGGCCGCCTGGCGCGCCGTCGCCGAGGCCGCGCTGAGCAAGCCGGCCCCGTTCCTGATCTACCAGGAATCGCGCCTGATCATCCGCGCCCTGCGTGACTACCTGCGCGCCGACATCGGCGAGATCCTGGTCGACACCGAGGAGATGTACAACGACGCGCGGCAGTTCATGGAACAGGTGATGCCGCAGAGCCTGCGCAAGCTCAAGCACTACACCGACGACATCCCGCTGTTCAACCGCTTCCAGATCGAGTCGCAGATCGAGAACGCCTACGAGCGCACCGTGCGCCTGCCCTCAGGCGGCGCCCTGGTGATCGACCAGACCGAGGCCCTGACCGCGATCGACGTCAACTCGGCGCGCGCCACCAAGGGCGGCGACATCGAGGAGACCGCGTTCCAGACCAACCTGGAGGCGGCCGAGGAAGTGGCCCGCCAGCTGCGCCTGCGCGACCTGGGCGGCCTGGTGGTGATCGACTTCATCGACATGTCCTCGTCCAAGCACCAGCGCGCCGTCGAGGACCGCCTGCAGAACGCGCTCAAGTACGACCGCGCGCGCGTCCAGATCGGCCGCATCAGCCGCTTCGGCCTGCTGGAGATGAGCCGCCAGCGCCTGCGCGCCAGCCTCGGCGAGTCCAGCCAGATCGTGTGCCCGCGCTGCGAAGGCCACGGCCGCATGCGCAGCATCGAGTCGCTGTCGCTGTCCATCATCCGCGTCGCCGAGGAGCACGCGATGAAGGAGAACACCGGGCAGGTGCTGGTCCAGGCCCCGGTGGAGATCGCCAACTTCCTGCTCAACGAGAAGCGCGGTGCGCTGCGCGAGATCGAGCAGCGCCACGACGCGCCGATCATCATCGTCGCCGACGAGCAGCTGCAGACCCCGCACTACGAGGTCACCCGCCTGCGCGAGAACGAGCTGGGCGAGGAGAGCAACAGGCCGAGCTACCAGCGCGGCACCCCGCGCAAGCTGCCGGTGCACGCCCTGACCAAGGCCCAGCTCAACATCCCGCCGCCGCCGGCGGTCACCCGCGTGGCCCCGCCGCGCCCGGCCCCGGTCCGCGAGGAGCGCGAGGAGACCCCGGTGCAGCCGGCGCCCGCGCCGGTCGCCGCCCCCGCCCCGTCCACCGGCGGCGGCGTGGTCGGCTTCCTCAAGCGCCTGTTCGGCGCAGCCGATCCGGCCCCGGCGCCTGCGCGTCCGGAACGCACCCAGGCCGCCCCGCAGGGCGAAGGCCGCGGCAACCGCGGCGAGCGTCCGCGCCGTGAGCGTGGCGAGCAGGGCGGCAACGGCCAGCAGGGCCAGGGCCGTGGCAAGCAGCGTGGCCAGCAGGCCCGGGGCGGCAACGCCCAGGGTGGCCAGCAGCAGCCGCAGGGCCCGAAGCAGGAGCGCCAGGAAAAGCAGGACAAGCAGGGGCGCAATCCGCAGCAGCAGCCTGCCGGCAACAAGCAGCAGTCGCAGAAGCAGGACAAGGCTCCGCGTCCGCCGAAGCAGCAGCCCGCCGAGGGCAGCACCGAGGCGAGCGCCCGTCCCGCGCAGCAGCCGCAGCGCCAGCGCAGCGAGGAGCAGCCGGCCCAGCCGGTCGCACGTCCCGCCGCCCCGGCCGATACCGAGGCCACGCTGACCACGGCCGCCGCCGTGGCCGTGCCGACTGCGGTCGCCGCGCTCGACAGCCCGGCCATGCAGCCGCAGGCCGAGGCCGGTGACGCCAGCGAGGCGACCGCCGTGGCCGATGCCGCCGCGGGCACCGAGGAAGCCGCGAACGCGGAGAGCGGCAGCCGCCGTCGCCGTGGCCGTCGTGGCGGCCGTCGCCGTCGTCGTGGTGCTTCGGCCGAAGGCAGCAACGCCGAGGGCGCCCAGGACCCGGGCGAGGACGCCGAGAGCGATGACGACAACGAGGCCGGCAACGAAGCCAGCGCCGAGGCAACCAGCCCCGCGCCGCGCGCCGACCAGCCGGAGTTCGACTTCGACGACCTGCCGGCGCCGGTGACGCCTGCCCCGGTTGCCGAGACCCCTGCCGCCGCCGAGCCGGCCACCCCGGTCGAGGCGAATGTGGTCGAGAACAGCCACGCGGACGCCAAACCGGTCGAAACCGCCGCCCCGGTCGAGGCCGCCACCGCGGCCGAAGCCGCTGTCGTGGAAGCTGCCGAACCGGCCCCGGCGCAGGCCGAACCTCCGGCTGCCAGCGTCGAGACCGCTGCCGTCGCCGCGACCCCGGGTCCGACCCCGGCCGCCGCGCCGGTGGCCACGGTCGAGGCGGTGGTCGAGGAAGTCGCTTCCGCTCCGGCAGCCCCGGCCGAGGCTGCGGCCCAGGCCGCTGCTCCGGAAGCCGAAGCTGCACCGGTCGAAACCACTCCGGCCGATGCCGCCGCGGTTGCCTCCGCGACCGCCGGCGAGCCGGTGGTCGAGACCCAGGCTGCCGACGTCGGAGCCCCGGCCGCCGCGGCGAGCGAACCGGCCGCGGACGCCGAAGCTCCGTCCGCCGACGAGCCGGCCCAGACCGCGGCCCCGGCCAACCCGGGCCCCTTCACCACCGCCGGCCTGTTCGACCAGCTGCCGGAGGCTGGGGCGCAGCCGGCCGCGCCGGAAGCTGCCGAAGCCGTGGAAGAGCCCAAGGCCGAGCCGGCTGAAGCCGCCGACGCCGGAGAAGCCAGCGAGCCGACCCCGACCGGGCAGCCGGCCGAAGAGGACCAGGCGGACGTCCCGCGTCGCCAGGACTGA
- a CDS encoding response regulator, translating into MTIRVYLIDDHALVRTGLRMILAAETDIEIVGESEDGEDALRQLRRMPVPPDVVLCDLHLPGISGLEVTERIVAEGLPSRVLIVSVLEDGPLPKRLLDVGASGYIGKAGDARELLRAVRDVANGKRYLGSSVAQNMALAGVERGGSPFDVLSPRELEVAMLLVQGLRQEMIARRLKLSAKTVNTHKSRLFEKIGVQDSIALARLAARYGLMDPAQSL; encoded by the coding sequence ATGACCATCCGGGTATATCTGATCGACGACCACGCGCTGGTCCGCACTGGACTGCGCATGATCCTTGCGGCTGAGACCGACATCGAGATCGTCGGCGAGTCCGAGGATGGCGAGGACGCGCTGCGCCAGCTGCGCAGGATGCCGGTGCCACCGGACGTGGTCCTCTGCGACCTGCACCTGCCGGGCATCAGCGGCTTGGAAGTGACCGAGCGCATTGTCGCGGAGGGCCTGCCGTCGCGCGTGCTGATCGTATCCGTGCTCGAGGACGGACCGTTGCCGAAGCGGCTGCTCGATGTCGGCGCCTCCGGCTATATCGGCAAGGCCGGCGATGCGCGCGAGCTGCTGCGCGCGGTACGCGACGTGGCCAACGGCAAGCGCTACCTCGGCAGCAGCGTGGCCCAGAACATGGCCCTGGCCGGTGTCGAGCGCGGCGGTTCGCCATTCGATGTCCTGTCCCCGCGCGAGCTGGAGGTGGCGATGCTGCTGGTCCAGGGCCTGCGCCAGGAAATGATCGCGCGCCGGCTCAAGCTCAGCGCCAAGACGGTCAACACCCACAAGTCGCGCCTGTTCGAGAAGATCGGCGTGCAGGACAGCATCGCCCTCGCGCGACTGGCCGCGCGCTACGGGCTGATGGATCCGGCGCAGTCGCTTTAA
- a CDS encoding LysR family transcriptional regulator, translating to MQDLNDLYYFAMVVEHGGFAAAERALGIPKSRLSRRISQLETDLGVRLLQRSTRRFAVTDVGMSVYRHAQTMLTEAQAAREVVDRLSAEPRGLVRVSVPVAIAQQQLPKLLPKFLEQYPKVRLQLHVNNRRVDLINEGFDVAIRVRTRLDDDGSLVMRSFGQIQELMVASPKYLDRAGRPQDPSDLASHLTLSMHEDEAHQRWELHGPNGEVRRVDNLQPRVAGFDFPLLLSMVKDGFGITMLPETVCAEAVRNGELEVVLPEWSLPQGICHAVFASRRGLLPAVRVFIDFLAEHLPQQIESSRLDCGNCGRKGEPGDKADADGMALAS from the coding sequence ATGCAGGACCTGAATGACCTCTACTACTTCGCCATGGTGGTCGAGCATGGCGGTTTCGCCGCGGCCGAGCGCGCGCTGGGTATCCCCAAGTCGCGCCTGAGCCGCCGCATCAGCCAGCTCGAGACCGACCTTGGCGTGCGCCTGCTGCAGCGTTCCACCCGCCGCTTCGCGGTCACCGACGTGGGCATGAGCGTCTATCGCCATGCACAGACCATGCTGACCGAGGCCCAGGCCGCGCGCGAGGTGGTCGACCGCCTGAGCGCCGAGCCGCGCGGGCTGGTGCGGGTGAGCGTGCCGGTGGCCATCGCCCAGCAGCAGCTGCCGAAGCTGCTGCCGAAGTTCCTCGAGCAGTACCCGAAGGTGCGCCTGCAGCTGCACGTCAACAACCGCCGCGTCGACCTGATCAACGAAGGCTTCGACGTGGCGATCCGCGTGCGCACGAGGCTGGACGATGATGGCAGCCTGGTGATGCGCAGCTTCGGGCAGATCCAGGAGCTGATGGTCGCCAGTCCGAAGTACCTGGACCGTGCCGGCCGCCCGCAGGATCCGTCCGACCTGGCCTCGCACCTGACCCTGAGCATGCACGAGGACGAGGCGCACCAGCGCTGGGAGCTGCACGGCCCGAACGGCGAGGTGCGCCGGGTCGACAACCTGCAGCCGCGCGTGGCCGGCTTCGACTTCCCGCTGCTGCTGTCCATGGTCAAGGACGGCTTCGGCATCACCATGCTGCCGGAAACCGTGTGCGCCGAAGCCGTGCGCAATGGCGAACTGGAAGTGGTGCTGCCGGAATGGTCGCTGCCGCAGGGCATCTGCCACGCCGTGTTCGCCTCGCGCCGCGGCCTGCTGCCAGCGGTGCGGGTGTTCATCGATTTCCTTGCCGAACACCTGCCGCAGCAGATCGAGTCCTCGCGACTGGATTGCGGCAACTGCGGCCGCAAGGGCGAACCAGGCGACAAGGCAGACGCCGACGGGATGGCCCTGGCCAGCTGA
- a CDS encoding FMN-dependent NADH-azoreductase: MKLLHLDSSALGANSVSRELSAAIVASWQARHPGLEVEYRDLDSEPLPHLTGASLAKADPAAVADAERVLEQFLAADVVVIGAPMYNFSIPSTLKAWIDRIAVAGRTFRYTANGPEGLAGGRKVIIASARGGLYAGSPADFQEPFLRQVFTFIGVEDLVFVRAEGVSLSPEHRARAVADALAQIDGVVEPVAEAA; the protein is encoded by the coding sequence ATGAAACTCCTGCATCTGGACTCGAGCGCCCTGGGCGCCAATTCGGTCAGCCGCGAACTGAGCGCGGCCATCGTTGCCAGCTGGCAGGCCCGCCACCCGGGCCTGGAGGTCGAGTACCGCGACCTGGACAGCGAACCCCTGCCCCACCTGACCGGCGCCAGCCTGGCCAAGGCCGATCCCGCCGCGGTGGCGGACGCCGAGCGCGTGCTGGAGCAGTTCCTCGCGGCAGACGTGGTGGTGATCGGGGCGCCGATGTACAACTTCAGCATCCCCTCGACCCTGAAGGCCTGGATCGACCGCATCGCGGTGGCCGGGCGCACCTTCCGCTACACCGCCAATGGCCCCGAGGGCCTTGCAGGCGGCCGCAAGGTCATCATTGCCAGCGCCCGCGGCGGCTTGTACGCCGGCTCCCCGGCCGATTTCCAGGAGCCCTTCCTGCGCCAGGTGTTCACCTTCATCGGCGTGGAAGACCTGGTGTTCGTGCGCGCCGAGGGCGTATCGCTGTCCCCCGAGCACCGCGCCAGGGCCGTGGCCGATGCATTGGCCCAGATCGACGGCGTGGTCGAGCCGGTGGCCGAAGCGGCCTGA
- the serS gene encoding serine--tRNA ligase — MLDPSLLRSQIAATAERLARRGYALDTQALESLEAERKAIQVRTQELQNLRNTRSKAIGQAKAKGEDVSALLAEVAGFGDELKASEARLEEIRGRLDAITQGIPNLPADDVPVGADEAGNVEQHRHGTPRSFEFEARDHVELGARNGWLDADTAAKLSGARFTVLRGQLARLHRALAQFMLDLHTGEHGYEETNVPVIVNADSLRGTGQLPKFEEDLFSTELGEHRRYLIPTSEVPLTNIVRDGILDGDKLPLRMTAHSMCFRSEAGSGGRDVRGMIRQHQFEKVELVSITRPEESDAEHERMTRCAEVVLEKLGLPYRRMLLCTGDMGFSARKTYDLEVWLPSQHTYREISSCSNCGDFQARRMQARWRNPATGKPELVHTLNGSGVAVGRALIAVMENYQNADGSIDVPEVLQPYMGGATRIS, encoded by the coding sequence ATGCTCGACCCCAGCCTGCTCCGTTCCCAGATCGCCGCCACCGCCGAACGCCTCGCCAGGCGCGGCTACGCCCTCGACACCCAGGCGCTGGAATCGCTAGAGGCCGAGCGCAAGGCCATCCAGGTCCGCACCCAGGAACTGCAGAACCTGCGCAACACCCGTTCCAAGGCGATCGGCCAGGCCAAGGCCAAGGGCGAGGACGTCTCCGCGCTGCTGGCGGAAGTGGCCGGCTTCGGTGACGAGCTGAAGGCCTCCGAGGCGCGCCTGGAGGAGATCCGCGGCAGGCTCGACGCGATCACCCAGGGCATTCCCAACCTGCCCGCCGATGACGTACCGGTGGGCGCGGACGAGGCGGGCAACGTCGAGCAGCATCGCCACGGCACGCCGCGCAGCTTCGAGTTCGAGGCCAGGGACCACGTCGAACTGGGTGCCCGCAACGGCTGGCTGGATGCGGATACCGCGGCCAAGCTCAGCGGCGCGCGCTTCACCGTGCTGCGCGGCCAGCTGGCGCGCCTGCACCGCGCCCTGGCCCAGTTCATGCTGGACCTGCACACCGGCGAGCACGGCTACGAGGAAACCAACGTGCCGGTGATCGTCAATGCAGATTCGTTGCGCGGCACCGGGCAGCTGCCGAAGTTCGAGGAGGACCTGTTCTCCACCGAACTGGGCGAGCACCGCCGCTACCTGATCCCGACCTCGGAAGTGCCACTGACCAACATCGTGCGCGACGGGATCCTGGACGGAGACAAGCTGCCGCTGCGCATGACCGCGCATTCGATGTGCTTCCGCTCCGAGGCCGGCAGCGGCGGCCGCGACGTGCGCGGCATGATCCGCCAGCACCAGTTCGAGAAGGTGGAGCTGGTCTCGATCACCCGCCCGGAAGAGAGCGACGCCGAGCACGAGCGCATGACCCGCTGCGCCGAGGTGGTGCTGGAGAAGCTCGGGCTGCCGTACCGCCGCATGCTGCTGTGCACCGGCGACATGGGCTTCTCCGCGCGCAAGACCTACGACCTGGAAGTCTGGCTACCGTCGCAGCATACCTACCGCGAGATTTCCTCGTGCTCCAACTGCGGCGACTTCCAGGCCCGCCGCATGCAGGCGCGCTGGCGCAACCCGGCCACCGGCAAGCCGGAGCTGGTGCATACGCTCAACGGTTCCGGCGTGGCCGTGGGCCGCGCCCTGATCGCGGTGATGGAGAACTACCAGAACGCCGACGGTTCGATCGACGTTCCCGAAGTACTGCAGCCCTACATGGGGGGCGCGACCCGGATCAGCTGA
- a CDS encoding energy transducer TonB produces the protein MSRTDEQPDGALRYLPQGRWAVVAGAFVLGWVLFLLVVTRQSTDPVPGEAAPAAALAALPNDPLPAPVPAGASAPLPQAADGEGARLVEEPSPPPPVQPEPQPATPSPVEVAPVQQVAAQPPALLAGQEPPRYPVSALRSGESGTVVLRVQVDAEGRAGDVEIIERSGSRDLDRAAADAALRWRFQPARDAEGRPMPGEAIVPVEFQTQ, from the coding sequence ATGAGCCGAACCGACGAACAACCCGATGGCGCGCTGCGCTACCTGCCACAGGGCCGCTGGGCCGTGGTGGCCGGCGCATTCGTGCTTGGCTGGGTGCTGTTCCTGCTGGTGGTGACCCGGCAGTCGACCGATCCGGTCCCGGGCGAGGCCGCTCCGGCCGCGGCCCTGGCTGCCCTGCCCAACGATCCCCTGCCCGCCCCGGTGCCGGCTGGCGCCAGTGCGCCGCTGCCGCAGGCGGCCGATGGCGAGGGCGCGCGCCTGGTCGAGGAACCGTCGCCTCCGCCCCCGGTGCAGCCGGAGCCGCAGCCGGCAACCCCGTCCCCGGTGGAAGTCGCGCCCGTGCAGCAGGTTGCTGCCCAGCCGCCGGCACTGCTGGCCGGGCAGGAACCGCCGCGCTATCCGGTTTCCGCCCTGCGCAGCGGCGAGAGCGGGACCGTGGTGCTGCGGGTCCAGGTCGATGCCGAGGGCCGCGCGGGCGACGTGGAGATCATCGAGCGCAGCGGCTCGCGCGATCTCGACCGGGCCGCCGCCGACGCTGCCCTGCGCTGGCGCTTCCAGCCGGCGCGTGATGCCGAAGGCCGCCCGATGCCTGGCGAGGCGATCGTCCCGGTCGAGTTCCAGACGCAGTGA
- a CDS encoding energy transducer TonB, translated as MGTWYESGRATPAAGHAAGTKRVSPVLLGGLAIAMIALALAFHASRDADQAGRPDMQLPASSPGGASAFGDAVVNRPPRPLAGNPVPSYPRSALRKGSEGDVVLSIIVGDDGRPVDVQVVERAGTEDPAFDRAAIEAALQWRFEPALRDGEAVPSTVRLPIEFRRN; from the coding sequence ATGGGGACCTGGTATGAGAGCGGACGCGCCACGCCGGCGGCAGGCCATGCGGCCGGCACGAAGCGGGTCTCCCCGGTGCTGCTGGGTGGCTTGGCCATCGCGATGATTGCCCTTGCGCTGGCCTTCCATGCGAGCCGGGATGCCGACCAGGCTGGTCGCCCCGACATGCAGCTCCCCGCCTCATCTCCCGGGGGCGCCTCTGCATTCGGCGATGCCGTGGTCAACCGCCCTCCGCGCCCGCTGGCCGGCAACCCGGTCCCCAGCTATCCGCGCTCGGCGCTGCGTAAGGGCAGCGAGGGCGACGTGGTCCTGAGCATCATCGTCGGCGACGACGGTCGTCCGGTGGACGTGCAGGTGGTCGAGCGCGCCGGCACCGAGGACCCCGCCTTCGACCGCGCCGCGATCGAGGCCGCGCTGCAGTGGCGCTTCGAGCCGGCACTGCGTGATGGCGAGGCGGTTCCGTCGACGGTGCGCCTGCCGATCGAGTTCCGCCGCAACTGA
- the aroA gene encoding 3-phosphoshikimate 1-carboxyvinyltransferase yields MSQSSQHWIASAGQPLRGTLEIPGDKSVSHRAVMFAALADGTSTIDGFLEGEDTRSTAAIFERLGVRIETPTPSRRIVHGVGVDGLRAADGPLDCGNAGTGMRLLAGLLAGQAFDSVLVGDASLSKRPMRRVTVPLAEMGARIDTGADGTPPLRIHGGQALHGIDYTLPVASAQVKSALLLAGLYAHGETSITEPHPTRDYTERMLAAFGVDIEFSPGRARLRGGQRLRATDIAVPADFSSAAFFLVAASIVPGSELRLKAVGLNPRRTGLLHALRLMGADITEENPSTHGGEPVADLVVRHAPLRGVQVPEALVPDMIDEFPALFVAAACAEGPTVVTGAGELRVKESDRLAAMANGLRTLGLQVDETADGATIHPGQLHGGIIESLHDHRIAMSFSVAGQRADGQVRINEIATVATSFPGFDQLARGCGFALESPAA; encoded by the coding sequence ATGTCGCAGTCTTCGCAACACTGGATCGCAAGCGCCGGGCAGCCGCTGCGCGGCACCCTGGAAATCCCGGGCGACAAGTCGGTCTCGCACCGCGCGGTGATGTTCGCCGCGCTGGCCGATGGCACCTCGACCATCGACGGTTTCCTGGAAGGAGAGGACACTCGCTCCACCGCGGCGATCTTTGAGCGGCTGGGCGTGCGCATCGAGACCCCGACGCCGTCGCGCCGCATCGTGCATGGCGTGGGCGTGGACGGCCTGCGCGCCGCGGACGGCCCGCTGGACTGCGGCAATGCCGGCACCGGCATGCGCCTGCTGGCCGGCCTGCTGGCCGGCCAGGCCTTCGACAGCGTGCTGGTCGGTGACGCCTCGCTGTCGAAGCGGCCGATGCGCCGCGTGACCGTGCCGCTGGCGGAGATGGGCGCGCGGATCGACACCGGGGCCGACGGCACGCCGCCGCTGCGCATCCATGGCGGGCAGGCGCTGCACGGCATCGACTACACCCTGCCGGTGGCCAGTGCCCAGGTGAAGTCCGCGCTGCTGCTGGCCGGTCTCTACGCCCATGGCGAAACCTCGATCACCGAACCGCACCCGACCCGCGACTACACCGAGCGCATGCTTGCCGCGTTCGGCGTGGACATCGAGTTCTCCCCGGGCCGCGCCCGCCTGCGTGGCGGCCAGCGCCTGCGCGCCACCGACATCGCGGTGCCGGCGGATTTCTCCTCGGCAGCGTTCTTCCTGGTGGCGGCGAGCATCGTCCCGGGTTCGGAGCTGCGGCTGAAAGCGGTCGGACTCAATCCGCGCCGTACCGGCCTGCTGCACGCGCTGCGCCTGATGGGCGCGGACATCACCGAGGAAAACCCGTCCACCCATGGTGGCGAGCCGGTGGCGGACCTGGTGGTGCGCCATGCGCCGCTGCGGGGCGTCCAGGTGCCCGAGGCGCTGGTGCCGGACATGATCGACGAGTTCCCGGCGCTGTTCGTGGCCGCGGCCTGCGCCGAAGGCCCGACCGTGGTCACGGGCGCGGGCGAACTGCGGGTCAAGGAATCGGATCGCCTGGCGGCCATGGCCAATGGCCTGCGTACCCTGGGCCTGCAGGTGGACGAGACCGCCGACGGCGCGACCATCCATCCCGGGCAGCTGCACGGCGGCATCATCGAGAGCCTGCACGACCACCGCATCGCGATGTCCTTCAGCGTCGCCGGGCAGCGTGCGGATGGGCAGGTGCGGATCAACGAGATCGCGACCGTCGCCACCTCGTTCCCGGGCTTCGACCAGCTCGCGCGTGGCTGTGGTTTCGCGCTGGAGTCGCCGGCCGCCTGA
- the pheA gene encoding prephenate dehydratase produces MATRKTSANKPPAAARKGKARAGQSAPREPAAPAPMLADVRAQIDSIDRHIQELIAERARFALQVGKAKGKLAAAVDYYRPEREAQVLRMVVDRNEGPLSDEVLVHVFREIMSACLAQQEPLKIGYLGPEGTFSQQAVLKHFGRSAHGLPLGSIEEVFQEVDAGNADFGVVPVENSGQGTIQVTLDMFLTSPLKICGEVELKVHQYLLSRSGRIEDIERIYAHPQAFAQTAGWLRANLPKVEKIPVSSNAEGARRARGADDAAAIAGESAAHVYGLKKVIMQPIQDDRDNTTRFLVIGRRLFPPSGHDRTSILVFIHDKPGALFDVLSPFARHGISMNRIESRPSHQAKWEYAFFIDLAGHVEDEAMKQALADLEQHVAKVKVLGSYPVAVP; encoded by the coding sequence ATGGCAACGAGGAAAACCAGCGCGAACAAGCCGCCCGCCGCCGCCCGCAAGGGCAAGGCCAGGGCCGGCCAAAGCGCACCGCGCGAGCCGGCCGCGCCAGCGCCGATGCTGGCCGACGTGCGTGCGCAGATCGACAGCATCGACCGTCACATCCAGGAACTGATCGCCGAGCGCGCGCGGTTCGCGCTGCAGGTCGGCAAGGCCAAGGGCAAGCTCGCCGCGGCGGTGGACTACTACCGGCCCGAGCGCGAGGCCCAGGTGCTGCGCATGGTGGTGGACCGCAACGAGGGCCCGCTCTCGGACGAGGTCCTGGTGCATGTGTTCCGCGAGATCATGTCCGCCTGCCTGGCCCAGCAGGAGCCGCTGAAGATCGGCTACCTCGGCCCGGAGGGCACCTTCAGCCAGCAGGCCGTGCTCAAGCACTTCGGCCGCTCGGCGCACGGACTGCCGCTGGGCAGCATCGAGGAGGTGTTCCAGGAAGTCGACGCCGGGAACGCCGACTTCGGCGTGGTGCCGGTGGAGAACTCGGGGCAGGGCACGATCCAGGTGACGCTGGACATGTTCCTGACCTCGCCGCTGAAGATCTGCGGCGAGGTGGAGCTGAAGGTGCACCAGTACCTGCTCTCGCGCAGCGGCCGGATCGAGGACATCGAGCGCATCTACGCGCATCCGCAGGCCTTCGCCCAGACCGCAGGCTGGCTGCGCGCCAACCTGCCGAAGGTCGAGAAGATCCCGGTGTCGAGCAACGCCGAGGGTGCGCGCCGCGCGCGTGGCGCCGACGACGCCGCGGCCATCGCCGGCGAGAGCGCGGCCCACGTGTATGGCCTGAAGAAGGTCATCATGCAGCCCATCCAGGACGACCGCGACAACACCACGCGCTTCCTGGTGATCGGCCGCCGCCTGTTCCCGCCGTCCGGCCACGACCGCACCTCGATCCTGGTGTTCATCCACGACAAGCCCGGCGCGTTGTTCGACGTGCTCAGCCCGTTCGCGCGGCATGGCATCAGCATGAACCGGATCGAATCGCGGCCCTCGCACCAGGCCAAGTGGGAGTACGCGTTCTTCATCGACCTGGCCGGCCATGTCGAGGACGAGGCGATGAAGCAGGCGCTGGCCGACCTGGAGCAGCACGTGGCCAAGGTCAAGGTGCTGGGTTCCTATCCGGTCGCGGTGCCCTGA